In Peromyscus maniculatus bairdii isolate BWxNUB_F1_BW_parent chromosome 21, HU_Pman_BW_mat_3.1, whole genome shotgun sequence, one DNA window encodes the following:
- the Kifbp gene encoding KIF-binding protein: MAGTPGPEIREKFQAALALSRVELHKNPEKEPYKSKYGARALLEEVRALLGPAPEDDDERAAEDGPGDQALGAAEPRDAEGPGEQRALRLAVIEFHLGVNHIDTEELSAGEEHLVRCLSLLRPFRLSLGCVSLYIQAQNNLGILWSEREEIETAQSYLESSEALYNQYMKEIGSPPLDPTEHFLPEEEKLTEQERSKRFEKVYTHNLYYLAQVYQHMEMFEKAAHYCHSTLKRQLEHNAYHPMEWAINAATLSQFYINKLCFMEARHCLSAANVIFAQTGKIPATEDTPEAERDVPELHRQRRGEIARCWIKYCLTLLQNAQLSMQDNIGELDLDKQSELRALRKKELDEEESIRKRAVQFGTGELCDAISAVEEKVRYLRPLDFEEARELFLLGQHYVFEAKEFFQIDGYVTDHIEVVQDHSALFKVLAFFETDMERRCKMHKRRIAMLEPLIVDLNPQYYLLVNRQIQFEIAHTYYDMMDLKVAIADKLRDPDSHIVKKINSLNKSALKYYQLFLDSLRDPNKVFPEHIGEDVLRPAMLAKFRVARLYGRIITADPKKELENLATSLEHYKFIVDYCETHPEAAQEIEVELELSKEMVSLLPTKMERFRTKMALT, encoded by the exons ATGGCGGGCACCCCGGGGCCAGAGATCCGGGAGAAGTTCCAGGCGGCGCTGGCCCTGTCGCGGGTGGAGCTGCACAAGAACCCGGAGAAGGAGCCGTACAAGTCCAAGTACGGCGCGCgcgccctgttggaggaggtgcgcGCGCTGCTGGGCCCGGCGCCCGAGGACGACGACGAGCGGGCTGCCGAGGACGGGCCCGGGGACCAGGCCCTGGGCGCGGCCGAGCCGCGGGACGCCGAGGGCCCCGGGGAGCAGCGGGCGCTGCGGCTCGCGGTGATCGAGTTCCACCTTGGCGTGAACCACATCGACACGGAGGAACTGTCTGCTGGAGAGGAGCATCTGGTCAGGTGCCTGTCGCTGCTGCGCCCCTTCCGCCTGTCGCTCGGCTGCGTCTCGCTCTACATCCAGGCGCAG AATAACCTGGGCATCCTGTGGTCTGAAAGAGAAGAGATTGAAACTGCACAGTCCTACCTGGAGTCATCAGAAGCTCTGTACAATCAGTACATGAAAGAG ATTGGGAGCCCGCCGCTTGACCCAACTGAGCATTTCCTTCCTGAAGAAGAGAAACTTACTGAACAAGAGCGATCCAAAAG ATTTGAGAAGGTTTATACTCACAACCTGTATTACCTGGCTCAAGTCTACCAGCACATGGAAATGTTCGAGAAAGCCGCTCATTACTGCCACAGCACTCTGAAGCGCCAGCTTGAGCACAATGCCTACCACCCCATGGAGTGGGCCATCAACGCTGCCACACTGTCGCAGTTCTACATCAATAAG CTCTGCTTTATGGAAGCCAGACATTGTCTGTCTGCTGCTAATGTTATTTTTGCTCAAACTGGAAAAATCCCAGCTACAGAAGACA CTCCTGAAGCTGAAAGAGACGTGCCGGAGCTCCACCGTCAAAGGAGAGGGGAGATAGCAAGATGCTGGATCAAGTACTGCCTGACGCTGCTGCAGAACGCCCAGCTCTCCATGCAG gACAACATTGGAGAACTTGATCTTGACAAGCAGTCGGAACTCAGAGCATTACGGAAGAAGGAGCTTGATGAGGAGGAGAGCATCAGGAAGCGGGCTGTACAGTTTGGAACCGGCGAGTTGTGTGACGCCATCTCTGCAGTGGAGGAGAAAGTGAGATACTTGAGACCGTTAGATTTTGAAGAAGCCAGGGAACTTTTCCTACTGGGTCAACACTATGTGTTTGAGGCAAAAGAGTTCTTCCAGATTGATGGGTATGTTACTGACCATATTGAAGTTGTCCAAGACCACAGTGCACTGTTCAAGGTGCTCGCATTCTTTGAGACTGACATGGAGAGGCGGTGCAAGATGCACAAACGCAGAATAGCCATGTTAGAGCCCCTGATTGTGGACTTGAATCCCCAGTATTATCTGTTGGTCAACAGGCAGATTCAGTTTGAAATCGCACACACTTACTATGACATGATGGATTTGAAGGTTGCCATTGCTGACAAGCTCAGGGATCCTGACTCACacattgtgaaaaaaataaacagcctAAATAAGTCTGCACTCAAGTACTACCAGCTCTTCTTAGACTCTCTGAGGGACCCAAATAAAGTATTTCCTGAGCACATCGGGGAGGACGTCCTCCGCCCTGCCATGTTAGCTAAGTTCCGAGTAGCTCGTCTTTATGGCAGAATCATCACTGCAGACCCCAAGAAGGAGCTAGAAAACTTGGCAACATCTTTGGAACATTACAAGTTTATTGTTGATTACTGTGAAACTCACCCCGAGGCTGCCCAGGAAATAGAAGTTGAGTTAGAACTTAGTAAAGAGATGGTCAGTCTTCTCCCAACAAAAATGGAGAGATTCAGAACCAAGATGGCCCTGACTTAA